Within the Equus przewalskii isolate Varuska chromosome 1, EquPr2, whole genome shotgun sequence genome, the region GCCGGGACCAAGCCCTACATGGGTGAGCCGTGGCCTCGCCCACCCTCGCACCCACCTTGCCAGCTGCTGGCTGGTCTCCCACGCTGAGCCTGTGGCTGGTGGGGTCAGGTTACTTCCCTAAAGGCACACAGCAGTAGGTGTCGGGATGAGGCTAAGCACAGCCACATCCGATCCCTATGGAAGAATCTAGGTGATGTCCGTGAGAGTTATGGGTATGACAGTGAGAAAACCCACTACCAGTATCAGGCTGTGGGACCTGGATTTGAACCAGGTGGTCAGTGGGCAAGGATCAACCCCTGAGGGTGGCTTCCCCGTCCAGCCCTGGTGCCAGCCTGGTCTCGGGGCCCAGCTGAGGTCCAGCCCTCTGGCCTGTGGGTCAGGGGTGCTCAtctgttccttctctttctggaaagcTCCGGAGATCTTCCAGTCCTTTGTCAACGGTGGGACCGGCTACTCCTTCGAGGTGGACTGGTGGTCAGTTGGGGTGATGGCCTATGAGCTGCTGCGCGGATGGGTATGGAGCTCCTGCGGTCCGCAGGCTTGGCCCCCAGACCCCAAGCTGGCTGTGTCCCCCAGGGATGGCCTGAGTGCCCTGAGGAGAGATGAGGCTGTCCCCCACCCCCGTGTGCTCAGGGATGTTTGTGCTGTCCATCAGCAAGGACATGCCCCTTTAGCGGAGCGTCTGAGTGGACGGGCAGTGCCTGAGCGAGTGAAGGAGGGAAGTCACTATGGATTTCCTGGGGGCTGTAGCTGGGCCTGTGCGCTGGCCTCTGGAGGTGCACAGGGTGGAGAGCTGCCCAGCAGGGCTGCCTCCTGGGGACTTGCCTCCAGTGTCCCATGCTCTCACCCCTGTGGCCAcagctgggccagccctggagtcTGGGAGGCTGGGGTCCTCGTCAAGTCACCCACTGACCTTCCCATCCCCTCATGAGAGCACTGCACCCTCAGCCACCCCATGGGACCCTGCCCTTGAAGAAGGCCCCTCCTGGCCCTCGGAGGCTGATCCGCCCGGGCCCAGGCCTCTGGGGGAGATGTGCTTCCTTCCCACTGGATCCGCAGCCTCTTCTGGCCAGTTCCCTGGCCGCGGTGCAgctgcagcccaggcccaggccttgCCAAGCTCAGAGCTGTGCCTGCTGTGGGCGGGGGAGAcggaggggggggggggcgggcggcggggcgggtgCTGCCTCAGGTGCCTCAGGGCAGGGGTTGGGGACAGGGGCAAGGCAGCTGGTGCAGCgctgcctcccctgccccagagGCCCTACGACATCCACTCGAGCAACGCAGTGGAGAGCCTGGTGCAGCTGTTCAGCACAATGAGCGTGCAGTATGTCCCCACCTGGTCCAAGGAGATGGTGGCTCTGCTGCGGAAGGTGAGCCATCCTCCTGGAGCAAACGGCCAGCCAGGCACATGAGGCTGGGCTGAGCATCCTGTCCCAGCGGTGGGCGATGTGGAGACCCTAGTCTGGGGGAGGCATCTGGGTCTTGCATTCTGTGTGACTGTGTCCCTCGCCAGCCGGGCTCCAGCCTGGTCCAGTGGCACCTTCCTGTCCTCATGCAGTGGCTTGGCCTGTGGGCACCAGCTGTAAGCTGAATCGCGTGCACCCTAATctaatttaaccctcacaacctGGTTCCAGGACACTGGTTatcaccccatttcacagatgcccAAACTGAGGTGCAAAGAAGCAAACCCTATGCCAGGTCACCGTGTCATGCATGTTGGAGGGAGGGTGTGTGCAGGGCTGGGTGCCGGGTCCATGCTGTGCCCTGGCATCCTCTGCCCCTGCTGGAGATGGGCATTCACTGCCCGCTGCCTGAGGCCTGGCCACAACCCCCCGGGAGCAAGCAGAGAAGACCTCGGCACCCCCTTGCTCCTCCCATGGCCTGAGTGCGTGTCTGCAGCAGCCCAGGCGACCTCAGCCTGGTAGGGACTCGGGGCCGTGGGGTTGCCCTCAGAGTACCTGCCTCTGGggtctggggctgggctgggggttgCTCCTTGGCTGGCCCCCACAGCTCCCCACCTGGACAGCCACACTTTAAACACACTGGTGCATGGAGCCCAGGTTAGCATCAGGTGTGGGAGGGCGAGCTGGACATGCGAGGCATGCCTCCCGGCTCCTGTCTCGTGGCCCACAGGGTCCTCCTGGGCAGGTCCTGCCTCCTGCCGGAGACCTTTGACCCTGGAATTTTGGCCAAGCAGCTAGAGGTCTCTCCCAGCCTGAGAGAGCCTCTTAACCCAGCTTTCTCCCCATGAAGCTGTGTCCACAGCTGCCCAGGAGGCGCACAAGGGCGACCTTGGCCCCCAGAGGCCTGAGTGGGGAGTGGGATGCTCCGCGCGCCAAGCTCCTCGCTGGGGGAAGACTCAGATGGGGTCTGCGGCGTTGCCCCCAGAAAGAAGACCACATGTGGGAAGATGCCCAGCCCCGGCCGCCCTGGGGCTTCATCAGGGCTGTGACGCGTTGGTTGCTGTCCTCTCGCCAGCCCTGCAGTTAGCCAGGCTGAGGCTGCCGCCTGCTGGGGACTCTGGGCAGAATGTCCCTGCAGACCCCAGATGCTTTCTTTTGTCCTCGGGCTCCAGGGGCTTGGCTGGGCCACTCAGACCAACGTGTCCCCTTGGCTGCGTTACTGCACTGGCTGATTTAAAATCCGGGCTGCCTTTCCTTGCCCGACCCTTGAGATCCTGCATTTCTGAACCTCAGGCCTTCTGGCGACCCCTCCACAGGGTGCCCTGGCTGGGGCAGGTGGCCAGCTCTTCACGTGGGGCacgtgctgggccctggggccgtCTGATGTGGGCTTTGTTTCAGCTCCTCACTGTGGACCCCAAGCACCGTGTGTCCAGCCTTCAGGACATGCAGGCGGCCCCGTCGCTGGCCGGCGTGCTGTGGGACGACCTGAGCGAAAAGAAAGTGGAGCCAGGCTTCGTGCCCAACGTAAGCCTGCTGGGTGGCCTGGGCGGTGGCCCCAGGGCAGCGTGGGCAGAACCCACGGCCAGGCTCAGCACCCTGTCCCTCCACAGAAAGGCCGCCTGCACTGCGACCCCACCTTCGAGCTGGAGGAGATGATCCTGGAGTCGAGGCCCCTGCACAAGAAGAAGAAGCGGCTGGCCAAGAACAGGTCCCGGGACAGCAGCAGGGACAGCTCCCAGTCTGtgagtgctgggggtggggggtgtcccTGTCGGGCACGGGTGTGGGGTCCTCTCCACCACCTCACAGCGTCCTGCCAGGCTCCTGTAGGGAGCACACCCTGAAAGTCCGGCAGATGGTTGTCCTGAGGTCCCGAGAAGTCCCTAAAcctttctcctgcctcccagcccagtgcctctcctgcagcttctctgagcctctggcaTCCTTCTCTGAAGTGGGTGGGCGGGGGACCATCGGGAGCCTGGGGAAGCCCCGCCTGCCTCTTCTGGCTGCTGGTGGTGGCTGCCGTCCTTGGCGTTCCTGGGCTTGTGGATGCGTCATAccagtctctgcctcctttgTCACATGGACTCTCCCTGCATGTGTCTGTGACTCCTCTTCTTCAAAGGACGCCAGTCACTGGAAAGGACCCACCCTACTCCAGGATGACCTCCCCCAGTGTCACTCATTGCACATCCGCAGTGCCTTTATTTCATATCAGAGGTGgtggggttagggcttcactTTGGGGGGACATGGTGTAACCCATAACAGCTCCCCCCCTGCCCCAGGTCATGCAGCCTCTCTGGAGGGGGTAGGGGTCTTCCTGGGGAGTGTGAGCATGTGTGGGGTCAGGACTGAACCTGTGCCAGGGTATGGCTGGTGTTCAGCAAAGCACCTAGGGATGCAGGTCTGATGGCAGGGGGCACAGTGGTGACACTGAATGTGGTCAGTGGTCTTCCTGCCCCTGGACCCAGCCCAGCCAGTGGAGAATGCCCTGGGGTGCCcctcaggcccccagcccctgtgcAAACTCCTCACACCTGGCGGGCCTTCTGTTGCTCGCGGGCACAGGGTCTGGGCAGAAGATGGGCGTCAGTCCCCTCCTCACCACAGTGTAGGGCCAAGGGTTGGGGACCATCCCCTGGGTGCCTTGATTTCTCAGGAAGCAAAGGACCTGGAGAGTGGGCTCCCATCTTCCCCCAGTCCTGGGACTGCTGGTGGCGGCCCCTGGTGTCCAGAGGGGGAATTGCAGGTGGGTGCTGTCCTTGATTTCCAGTTTGTTCAGCTTCTTGTGAGAGTGAGTGGGAGTGATGACCTCCAGGTTCTTAAGTGTCAGCACTGAAACCAGAttccttatttgtctttttattgttgattgaTAAGAGTTATCTGCATATTCTGGACACAAGTGCCTTATCAGAGAgatggttttaaatatttcttctatctgtgcgttttctttttttgctctggGTGGTATCATTTGCAgcagtttttgattttgatgaagcccaacaTGTCAACTTATTCTCTCTTCATTTGTGGTTTTAgtgtcttatctaagaaaccattgcctgaCCTGAGGTCACAAATATTTGCTCCCACGTTTTCTTCCAAGTATTGTATGGTTTTCTCTTACATTCAGGTCTAGGATCTACTTCGAGTTAACTTTTATGGACAGTGTCAGGTGGGGCCCACCTTCATTCTTCTGcgtgtggctatccagttgtctgagtgctgtttgttgaaaagatttctttTCCCATCGAATTGCTTggcatcattttaaaacattaattgaCCAAAACATGAGGTTTCTTCCTGGCCTCACAATTCTGTTCCGTGGACCTCTCTGTCTTTGTGCCAGCACCACGCCGTCTTGATGACTGCAGCTTTGTAGGAAGTTTTGGAACCAGGCAGTGTGAGTCCGCcagctgtgttcttctttttccattatttGGTCACTCTGGGTCCCTTGCACTTCCAGTGAACCCTGAGAGCTTTGGGAATCGTGTCTGAGTCACTCAGCAACTCTGTCTCTATTTGAGACAAAGTTGGAGGTTGGAGCCTGGTCTCCATTCCCAGGCCCCTGTCCCTCCCCAGGTTGGGTGATATCTGGGGTCTGATGCTGTGAATGTTGGCATTGATAGAGGCCCCATAGATGTCTGCCCTAAGATCACGATTCGTGTGCAAACGATTTATTCAGGAAATACACCTGGGAGAAATCACTCGGAGTGGGAGAAGCCAGCAATGACTGGATTTCAGGCAAAGTCCTGTGGAGCGTAGCTTCAGCCTGACTCTGTAGGGGTCAGGGGTCAGTCGTGCTCCTAGGAAGTGGGGCTTTCATCTCCCGCACTCAGCAGTCATCAGCTAAAGGCCCCAGAGGGACGTGAATTTCGGTGGCTTTCCAGTTCTGTGTGCTAGCAAAGGGCTGCAGTAGCCCGAGGCAGGTCGCCGAGAGTCACAGGTGTGGGCCgtcagaaggaaaagaacaccAGAGCCAGGACAGCACACAGACGCAGCAAAGGCTTTCTGCGGACAGCACACCACGCAGCTTGGGAGGAAGGGGCCCTTTGTGGAGGGCCGTGGTTGCACGTCTCAGGGCACACGGTCCACCTCTTGCACCACGCACATCCACTCCTCAGGCTTCTGGTGCACCCCTCTTCTTGGGAAAACCTAGATGAGGAAGGTTGGCGAGATGAACAGCCCTGTCACCCCTGGGGCCCGAGCTGACACGCATTTCCTGCATCCTCCCACATCCGCTCTGGTTCATTCTCTGCCCCACACTGTATCTCTGTTGGTCTTGGTCTATCAGTGGTTCACCTCCTGACACGACCTGGACCCTCTGCCTCAGTGCTCTGAGCATCCGCTTGCGTTCCCTTTTCAGGCCGGAGTTCGTGCATGTGTCCACTGATTATCCACATTAAGCCAGGGAACACTAAGATACAGCTAGGGGAACTACCTGGTCTGTTTTGGTACAGAAGCTTCATCTCTCCTTGATGATTAAGGTCAGTTACCCTGCCAGGACAGGGACTCCTTGGGGGAGGCCTGGTGGCAGGGCAGGTACtgaagaggagggagctgggggatcCGCAGAGTCCCCTCGAGTCTTCATCCAGGTGTTGAGCTGCACATGCTGCACACACGGTGTAGGGACCACCAAGACTGGGGAAGGAGCAGGCAGAGCCGTCCTCAGCGCCCACACGGGGCTGGGGTTGGTTCCTGGTGCACCAGCCAGCAGCAGACCCTAGTAATGCACGGGATCACGTAGAACCCTCCGAGGGGCATtgccttgggggtgggggaaaatcAGCTTCTTCCCAAACCCAAAGAAGCCTGTCAAGGTCTGTGCTGCTTTCTTAGTGGGAAGAGGTGCGAGCTAAAGTCGCTTATCATGGCCTTGGAGGGGATGTCCCAGCGTGGCCATATCGCTAGATCCCTAAAAAGCTCACCAGTAGCAGCGGCTCCGGAGCCCTGGCGAGGTTTATCTCCACACTCTGGACGTGTGCGTTATGAGGCCATGCAGAGTTCTTGCTACTTCCTGCTCCTCCAATCTAGTTGACgtcacaccatcaacacagtggGTGCGGGTAGGTGTCCAGATGACCAAAGTCTTTCTGACTGTCTGTGACAGAGAACAGGGGGCTGGACTGAGCCCTGGGCGAGACCATGCACGTGCAGTTGTCCATCTCAGGTGAAGGCCGGCTGGATCCAGTCCTCCCTGTTGGTGGGTGTTGAGAGAAGAATGCGTTTGTCAGATCAGTGGCTGCATGCCTCGCTCCAGAGGCTGTTGACCTGTTCTGATAAGAGTCTGTGTCTGGCTCAGCAGCTACACTTGGAGCGGCCACGAGGCTCTATCTGCCACGGTCCCCTGTCATCTGCCACGAGCCTGGTGCCAGGCTTAtgaattaaatgggaaaataatggGGAGCAGTGTCTTGTGTCCTCAGAGTTGAAAGTTAAAAGCTATGGTAATAGCTGGTGCTTCACAGGTCAAGGAACTAATGTGAGAGCTCTGTCAGATGCAAACACGTCCATCTTGACCGTGCATTCAGCAGCTTGGGAAAAATAGCCCCTAGGTGGGTGAGTGGACCCCTCGGTCCCCTGTAAGATGGATGTGGGCCAAGTGTTAACTCAGACCCTGCATCCAGCAGACTTCGAACCATCTGGGTATTTCTCTTGGGCCTGTGGGCAGGTATTCAGAGAAACGTCATGGGCACCTTTGGGAGGCCTGGGGAATCGCTGCCACATACCTTTGCTGTGAACCAGCACGGCCTTCCTTACAGGAACCTGCCGCTCCTTCTGCCGGTGGTCCTAGGTCTGAGAACTGAATTAGGTctggaaatgaagagaagaacTGTGACTTTCCATTAAGGTGGCCGACAGCAGCCTTCTGCTCGTGCACCCTTGATCTTGCTGTATGTgcgtgtgtacacgtgtgtgcatgtgtgtgtgcatggactCTGGCTGTCCGGCTCTGACCCCAGGAGCACCGTGACCTGTTGGACATCATCTGCATCCCAGGGTCCAAGTGcctgccctccagccctgccttctgTCACTTTGGTTACTCCCACCTGGTTGAGTGCAGCTAAGTTGAGTTAAGGCTTGTTATTCTGCATGCCGCCATCACCACCACACCAGGGGCTCGGTTCTGTGTCTCTGGTGGAAGACAGACACTGCTGGGCTTCTCCATGAGGCCATGCCCTTGCCAGCTCATTCCCACCATCTCGCTGGAAGGAGCATCCTTTGGGCCCTCCAGAAGAACACGGTCATCTGAGGACTCCTTGGGCCTTCAATCTTGAGTCTGTTGACCCATTCTAGCTGCCCACGTCTCTGAGATTTCGATCCCTCTCAGCATTCTTCCAAGGCCTTTCTGGAATCTTCACCTGGGCCATCATTTCTTCCAAGTTTGCAAGAGCCACTGTGCAGTGTATCAGAACCCACTGCAGCCACTCTTGCCGGGGAGTTACTTCCCGAGTTGTGGAGGCTGCCCTCACATCAGTGGACCCTCCCTATCCAGCGCGTCCTCCTGGCTCAGTGAGTCACCCCCGTCTCACCTCAGCAGGTCCGGCACCCCCCGAGCTGGGCCATGCTGTTGACCTGGTTGTTGTTCTGAAGCTAGGAGGGCAGGTGCAGGCAGATCTTGAGGGAGCAAGTGCTGTCTTCCGTGGCATCTGCTGTGGTTGCAGCTCTGCATCATTGCAGGAATTTGAGGCGGGGAGGCTGCTATTCTCGATCAGGGGAAGGGCCCTTCTGCAGCCTCAGAGAGAGCAGAAGCAGCGGGGCTAACACGCCACGTGCATCCCCCCAGAAAGCCCATGTGCATTCCCCCAGACAGCCCACATGCATCCCCCAGATGGCCCACGTGCATCCCCCAGACGGCCCATGTGCATCCCCCAGACGGCCCACGTGCATCCCCCAGACGGTACGCCCCCTGAGTCTCCGATTCCAGCCCCTTCCCTATCAGGGCCTTGGCGTGGACACAGGAAACTTCCTGAGGCTGGGTGCAGCCTGCTGTGAGGTCCCGCTGCTCTCACCTCTCCGCCTGGTCTCCAGTGTGCTGCCCTGGGCCACAGGATGGAGCATCTCCACACTGGGCCCAGCAAAAGCAATAAGACCCACGTTCATGTAATTACTCCTTCCTCGTGTCCCCCCAGCGCCAGAGCTGTTGTCACAGCCAGTGCATTCTTCCACTTGCACCCTCTCCCAACTCACTGGGGTGAGGGCCATAGTCATTCGATCCCACGGCCTGCCAGGGACCTTCAGCACCCCACGTGCTGCCAAAGATGGGTCCGTCCTCAGTGACTGGCTAGTGCGGGGTCCACCTCCAGAGCCCATCCTGAGAGTCTGCTTCTCAGGACAGCCCCTGCGACCGGCTTTCTCAGGGCAGGTTCCTGGCAGCAGACCCTAGGACAGGTGACCTGGAGGATCACTGGGTgggggggggaagggaggggagtgaGCCAAGCCAGCTATGGCTTCTGGCCAAGTCTGGTCCCACAGACAGAGCTGTCTGTCCGTGTCAGCATCCACCCCAAGGCAGTCTACCATTCCCGGGCATCCTGTGGTCACTGGCTGAGGGCTCCCGGGAGAAGCAAACTGCCAGGTGCTCTGGCTGCCTGAAGGCACAGTTCCTCCGATGGCCTGGAGGCAGGTCTCCCTAGAAGGCCACAGGCGCAGGCCACGGGAGGAGGAGCAGACCCAGCAGGAGGGGTGTTCGGGAGCCCCCCCGAGGGGCTGTGAGGGAACCAGACGGTGTCCACTATAGTCATTTGTGTGTCTTTCTGACTAACAGGAGAATGACTACCTTCAGGACTGCCTTGATGCCATCCAGCAAGACTTTGTgatttttaacagagaaaagtgagtgtgtgtgttggaggcGGGTTATGGGGGCAGAGAGGAGTTTGTGGAACTGGGCCAGGGTTTTCTTGGCCACACAAGTCCTGGGCCCCTGCAGCCATGTGGCATCAGTGGGCCTGGGGAACCACCCCCCCGGGGGAATCTGACCAGCAGTGCTCGAGGAGGAGGGGGGGAGGTCCCCGTTCAGGCTCGTGCAGGAGGGGCCCCTGGGAACTTTTAGTTCCAAACTCAGGTCAGTGGCCAGACTCTCCTAGGGAGACACCCGGGAGGCTGCCCAGATGAGGGCTGATGGCTTCCTGGGTGGCCCTATAGAGTCACATCAATTCCCACCCCtcagtcactcactcactcattcactcagcaaacctTCACTGGGTGCCAGGGACTGTGAGACAGAAAGGGCACAGCTGGCT harbors:
- the STK32C gene encoding serine/threonine-protein kinase 32C isoform X2, producing the protein MYAMKYMNKQQCIERDEVRNVFRELEILQEIEHVFLVNLWYSFQDEEDMFMVVDLLLGGDLRYHLQQNVQFSEDTVRLYICEMALALDYLRSQHIIHRDVKPDNILLDEQGHAHLTDFNIATIIKDGERATALAGTKPYMAPEIFQSFVNGGTGYSFEVDWWSVGVMAYELLRGWRPYDIHSSNAVESLVQLFSTMSVQYVPTWSKEMVALLRKLLTVDPKHRVSSLQDMQAAPSLAGVLWDDLSEKKVEPGFVPNKGRLHCDPTFELEEMILESRPLHKKKKRLAKNRSRDSSRDSSQSENDYLQDCLDAIQQDFVIFNREKLKRSQDPTSEPLPAPEAGDTAEASVDSEGARPALPMCGSICPSAGSG